In the Gossypium raimondii isolate GPD5lz chromosome 9, ASM2569854v1, whole genome shotgun sequence genome, one interval contains:
- the LOC105798552 gene encoding protein SRC2 yields the protein MASPREIEVTLSSAKDLKNVNWRHSPIRPYVVLWVDPKNKCSTKVDEEGDTCPIWDETLVIPLPAGPVDDDTILFIDVVHAGSEEHTKPLIGSGKIKLRKVLDKAGFEVSHEKTLKLKRPSGRPQGNVDVRVLIREPRYHDPDPYRAPPYGVPAQDSRAYPGAPPTYGFPYPYAQPPPPQSPYYAAPPSGYPYSAYNYNARPAYGEGSGGYYGQVEKKKSKFGGMGTGLAVGAVAGALGGLALAEGVDALEDHFEDEVAEKVEDDLGYDDGGDDF from the coding sequence ATGGCCTCTCCCCGTGAAATAGAGGTGACCCTCTCCTCCGCCAAAGATCTCAAAAACGTCAATTGGCGTCACAGCCCAATCAGGCCGTACGTCGTCTTGTGGGTGGACCCAAAGAACAAGTGTTCCACCAAAGTCGATGAGGAGGGTGACACTTGTCCCATATGGGACGAAACTCTGGTCATCCCTCTCCCTGCTGGTCCCGTCGACGACGACACCATTCTCTTCATCGACGTCGTCCACGCCGGTTCCGAGGAGCACACCAAACCACTCATTGGCTCAGGTAAGATCAAGCTCCGAAAAGTCCTTGATAAGGCCGGCTTCGAAGTAAGCCACGAGAAAACGCTCAAGCTGAAGCGACCCTCTGGGAGACCTCAAGGAAATGTTGACGTTAGAGTTTTGATCCGAGAGCCACGCTATCATGATCCCGATCCGTACCGGGCCCCACCCTACGGGGTCCCAGCACAGGATTCAAGAGCCTACCCAGGAGCTCCGCCAACTTATGGTTTTCCTTACCCATACGCTCAGCCGCCACCACCACAAAGTCCTTACTATGCAGCCCCACCTTCTGGGTATCCCTACAGTGCGTACAATTACAATGCTCGGCCGGCGTACGGTGAAGGAAGTGGTGGGTACTACGGGCAagtggagaagaagaagagtaaGTTCGGAGGGATGGGGACAGGATTGGCTGTGGGTGCGGTTGCAGGGGCTTTGGGTGGACTGGCATTAGCGGAGGGCGTGGATGCGCTGGAGGATCATTTCGAAGATGAAgtggcggagaaggttgaagatgatcTTGGATATGATGATGGCGGCGATGATTTCTAA